Genomic DNA from Choristoneura fumiferana chromosome 16, NRCan_CFum_1, whole genome shotgun sequence:
ttcgctacattctggattcaatgtacgccctcgccgtaaatacaccattttgctcccttgtgacacaaataacttttCTGATATATGTACGAAACTAAGAATTAACGCaggtatttgtttacaaaatattaagaaGCTTCCGTATAAGGCTCTTACACAGTGACAAGTGACATAACTTTCGTTCAGTTCATtagtgccagctcttgtgaatcgacgtATAATCTGATTGCATTAACTAATTTACATCACCTTCAGAACGTTGCTGACTTTGCAGTTGCACTGCGGACACCTCTTAGCCTTGCGCCACACCATGTTCCCGCATTCATAGCAAGTGCAAATATGCGCTATCCGTCCGTGCACGAACACCGCCGACTTCGGCTTAGCATAGCAAATGATACAGAGGTTATCGTCTTCAATTTTCTCCTTCAAAGAATTAACAATAGCCTTTTTGGTGAGCTTTAAAGTAGTTTCGACTGTTATCGCGGGGTCGCTGACAGTTTTGATCAACTTTGCCACTTCGGGATCGGCGCTCTTCGCTTTCCTACGTCTCGGCTCGGCATCCGAGTCGGAATTAGAATCGGACGAATCTAATCTCAATCTTTTGCTATAGCGATCTGCGGACTCCGCGCGTCGTTTACGGGGCCTATGTAATGTTACATTGCTCTTAATTTGTTGCGTAGAGGATGTACCTTCGTGAGCGTCCTGGTTCGTGGATTGGGATAGGTCGAATGCTAGGCCTAAGTCAGTGCGCTGACTGAGTTCGGTTACCTCACTGAATTCAGTTGCCTGACTAAGTCCAGTTGCCTGGCTAAGTACAGTTGTCTGACTGAGCTCAGATGGTTGGCTCAGTTCAGTTGGTTGACTCAGTTCAGTTGGTTGACTGAGTTCAGTTGGTTGACTGAGTTCAGTTGGTTGACTGAATTCAGTGAGTTCACCGAGGTCGCTTTGTTGGCTGAGTTCAGTGGGTTGGCTCAGGTCAGTGCGCTGACTCAAGTCAGTGTGCTGATAGAGTTCCTGGCTGTTAAATGCGGACTCGACACCGGAGTCGAACGACCAAGTGCGCGGTACGTCGGTTACTCGTTTATGCTTGTTTTTCCTCGGTCTCGGCGGGTAGAAGCTTTTACGTACCTAGAATTGGATTAACAATGTTTAATACAAGAACACGTATTGATTTTATCACAAATCTGTAACGATTCGCGTATTTAAaaccatattttaaaattatattgtttgtagttagtacatttaaatttagaatttgAAATGATCAATTTCTTCGGGTTATTTGTTGGATTTTTTTGGTTtgctttgattttgaatttattgtttttattttagtatatttttGAAAAGATTTCTTTTTATGGCGTTACAAGTAGTTTCTTGTGCCTTTTCTTCGCTTACTTTATGCGAAGACCCTTAACTTACCTGAGGGCCATATTGTGTAACGCACTCAGAATCGCCATcggtttcaccacttcttttaGTCAAATGGTTTAAGATGGGGACAAAAAGAGATAGTGGATGCGATCGCAAGCATctgtgcgttagacaatacagtcTCTGTTTGTCTTACCTACAAAGTAACACATAACTTGACGCTTCCCACAACTCCATCTTACATGAGACATCGAATCACATCTTGCAGATCATCTTTACTAGGTTTCGACACATCTCTACAGTGTTACTTACATCAATCCACTAGATAGCAGAGGTTTCCTTGCTCCTTACAGCGTCCTGTCAA
This window encodes:
- the LOC141436414 gene encoding uncharacterized protein isoform X1; this encodes MNTTASYSSEHSWLATPCHSRRGSIESELSIQGKETDYVRDTSDTDCSSDKGEYEPVTEPEEDGPLDSNLSSGPSDEESIIKTKVIEISVGDDGDIEFADSEHTGSGDSDSEMDLYDYWKCAQCRAENNNPLYRFCEKCYKVRKSFYPPRPRKNKHKRVTDVPRTWSFDSGVESAFNSQELYQHTDLSQRTDLSQPTELSQQSDLGELTEFSQPTELSQPTELSQPTELSQPTELSQPSELSQTTVLSQATGLSQATEFSEVTELSQRTDLGLAFDLSQSTNQDAHEGTSSTQQIKSNVTLHRPRKRRAESADRYSKRLRLDSSDSNSDSDAEPRRRKAKSADPEVAKLIKTVSDPAITVETTLKLTKKAIVNSLKEKIEDDNLCIICYAKPKSAVFVHGRIAHICTCYECGNMVWRKAKRCPQCNCKVSNVLKVM
- the LOC141436414 gene encoding uncharacterized protein isoform X2, which translates into the protein MWQIKIMEHSWLATPCHSRRGSIESELSIQGKETDYVRDTSDTDCSSDKGEYEPVTEPEEDGPLDSNLSSGPSDEESIIKTKVIEISVGDDGDIEFADSEHTGSGDSDSEMDLYDYWKCAQCRAENNNPLYRFCEKCYKVRKSFYPPRPRKNKHKRVTDVPRTWSFDSGVESAFNSQELYQHTDLSQRTDLSQPTELSQQSDLGELTEFSQPTELSQPTELSQPTELSQPTELSQPSELSQTTVLSQATGLSQATEFSEVTELSQRTDLGLAFDLSQSTNQDAHEGTSSTQQIKSNVTLHRPRKRRAESADRYSKRLRLDSSDSNSDSDAEPRRRKAKSADPEVAKLIKTVSDPAITVETTLKLTKKAIVNSLKEKIEDDNLCIICYAKPKSAVFVHGRIAHICTCYECGNMVWRKAKRCPQCNCKVSNVLKVM